Part of the Armatimonadota bacterium genome is shown below.
TGTGGTTGGCGGCCACGTGCACCGCCATGTCCAGGGCGAAGTTGGTCTTACCGCGGCGGGGGGCGCCGGCCAGCCCGTAGTAGAAACCCCGGCGCAGGCCCGAGAGCAGGGTGTTGAGCCGGTCGAAGGGGCTGATCGAGTACCCCAGGAGCCCGTTCGTCATCGCCGGCCTGGCGTCTATCATGGGGCCGAGCATCTCCGAGATCGGCGCGACCTGGCGGCGCGTCCTTCGCCGCTGGATTTCGAGCAGTTGGTGGATCGCCTCTGTCGTGAACTGCACTATGTCGGCCTGCCCCTGGCTCGGGCGGTAGAGGTATGACCCGAACGCCTCGTGGACGCGGGCCAGCAGATCGCGGCTCTCCCGGGCCTTGAGTTCCTCGACGTACGCCATCAGATCCCCGGCGTTGGGCGGCGGGAGCAGCAGGACCGATGCCAGGTACTGTTCCATCTCAGGGGTGAGGAGCCCGCGTTCGATTAGTTCCGTACGCAGCCCGGCCTCGTCAAGCACGACCGTCGCGGCGTGCGCGTCGATCGTCGCTTTTGCCAGCCGGCGCGCCTGCGGCGAAACGAGCTGGTCAACGTGGAAGCCCTCGTTCATCGCCAGCGTCAGCAGGTGCCGGTCCCTGATCAGCCCGCTCAAGAAACGAGTTTCCAGCTGGTAGAGTTCCACGATTCCTCCCCGGAAGTTCCCGCGACGCTGTCTTGCGCCGGGTCCCACCCTGTGATATTGTCGTTGCAATCTCGTAGATGGGCAAGTCAGAATATGCCCAGAAGTTTGATGGACTAGTCCCGTAAGGGCAAACCCGGAGCGATCCGGGGACGCAAAGCCACGGGGCCGGCGGCAGAGGCCGCCGGCCGGCTGGGTTGCCGGTGATGGACGTGACCAGCGACGAGACAGGTCTGGCGGCCTTGAAGACGGCCTCAGGGCTGTCTGGCGAGAACCTCACCCTCGAGCGGGCCGTGGCCTACGGCCGCGCCAGGTTGCTTGCCCGCACCGGCCGCTGGTCCGAAGCCCGCGACGCATACCAGCAACTCATCGCCCTTGACCCCAACGAACCCTGGATATACTGGGACCTGGCCGACGTACACCGGGCACTGGACGACCGCCACGAGACCGGCCTGGCCCTCCTGACCGCCGCGGACAAGCACCTCTCCCGCGGGGAGACCGACAAGGTCCTGCGCGCCTACCAGCAGGCAGCAGCGGTATCGCCCAATGATCCCCAGGTGCAGGCCAAGCTCGGCGACCCCCCCGTAGCCCCCGCGGCACCCGTTTCGGACGAACCCCCGACCACACAAGAGGCGGCTGCCTCGGATGAACCGGCCGCCTTGGCAGAGCCGGAAGCGACAGCAGGGCCGTCGGCCGCGGCAGCCCGGGCGCCGCGCGGCCGCACCGCGGGAAAGGGCAGCACCCTGGGCCAGGTGCTGTTGAGTCTGGGCATCATCAACGAGTCGCAGTTGAACGAGGCGCTGGAGATCCAGGCGCGGACAGGCGAGCGCATCGGGCACGTCCTGCTGGAGATGGGCACGGCCACCGAGGCCGACCTGGCCCGCGGCATGGCCGAGCAGTGGGGGTACCCCTACCTGGGGCTGGCCGATACCAAGGTGGACACCGATATCGCCAAGCTGATCCCGCACGCCCTGGCGGTCCGCCACAAGTGCGTGCCGCTCGAGAAGCGCGGTGGAAGACTGCTGCTGGCGATCGCGGATCCCCTCAACGTCATCGCGGTGGATGACGTGCGCCTGATCACCGGGCTCGAGGTAGACCTGGCCGTGTCCACCGAGGAGGACATCTCCTCGGCCCTCAATCGGACCTACCAGTTTGGCGACGCGATCATGGAACGGGTCATGAGGGATGCGGTACCCGACTTCGCCGTCGAGATCGGCGAGGAGGACCCCTCGCTGGAACAGCTCAAGGCCCTGACCGAAGAGGCGCCCGTGGTCAAGCTGGTCAACCTGGTTATAGACGAGGCGGTCAAGCAGGGTGCCAGCGACATCCACGTGGAACCGCAGCGGGCGGGCATCTGGATCCGGTACCGCGTGGACGGCGTTCTGCGGGACGTGATGAGCCCGCCCAAGCACGTCAAAGCCGCGTTGGCTTCCCGCCTTAAGATCATGGCGGAGATGGACATCGCCGAGCGGCGGAGGCCCCAGGACGGCCGCATCCACCTGATCGCCGACGGACGCAGCATAGACCTGCGTGTCTCGACGCTGCCCACGATGTTCGGCGAGAAGGTCGTAATGCGCGTGCTGGACCAGTCCTCAACCAAGATTGGCCTGCCGCGCCTGGGCTTCCAGAGCAACACCCTGGCCCTCTGGGAGGGCGCCGTCAGCAAGCCCCACGGGATGGTGCTGGTCACCGGCCCGACCGGCAGCGGGAAGACCACGACGCTCTACGCGACGCTGGGCAAGCTGAACACCCTGGACCGGAACATCGTTACGATCGAGGATCCGGTGGAGTACCAACTGGGGCGGGTCAACCAGGTCCAGGTCAACGCGAAGGCCGGGTTGACCTTTGCCGGTGGGCTGCGCAGCATCCTCCGCCAGGACCCGGACATCGTGATGGTGGGCGAGATCCGCGATCGCGAAACCGCCGAGATCGCGGTGCAGGCCGCGCTGACCGGCCACCTGGTCCTCTCCACGCTTCACACCAACGACGCGGCTGGCGCCGTCACCCGGCTCGTGGACATGGGCATCGAGGGTTTCCTGATAAGCTCCTCGGTGATCGCGGTGCTGGCGCAGCGCCTGGCCCGCACCATCTGCCCCCGCTGCAAGGTGGCCTACTCGCCGCCGGCCGAGGCCCTCGGCCGGCTGGGCGCCGACGCCCGCCTGGATCCCGGCGTGGTCTTCTACAGGGGACAGGGCTGCGACCACTGCCGGGGCAACGGCTACCGGGGGCGCATCGGCGTCTACGAACTGCTGATCGTCTCCGACACAATCCGAAACATGATCGTCCAGCGCGCCTCGTCCACCGAGATCAAGGCCCAGGCGATCCGCGAAGGTATGCGCACGCTGCGCGACGACGGCCTGGAGAAGGTCATGGCCGGGATCTCGACGATTGACGAGATACTGCGGGTAGTCTACGTGGCAGACTGAGGCGGTCGGCCCAGGGCTATCGGTTCTGGGCTACCGGTTCAGGGCTCCTGGTAGGTAATGCCCCCGGCTGCGTTCACCGAGGCCGCGACCGTCCCCGCGGCATTCTGAACGGTGACCGTACACTCGGCATCCGGCCTGCCGAAGGCCGAGAAGGCGACGACCAGGTCCGCCGTGGTCGTCACCCCCTCGGGCAACACCGCGTTCTCGCTGAACCCCCCACCTTCGCGGACTATAGTGTAACCGGAGCCGGAGGCCGTGAACGTCACGGTATACGGAGTCCGCTCGGCCTTGGAACGCTCGTGCGCCAGGCGGAGGTCCGAGGCCACCTGGGCCACCCCGTAGCGCAACCGCTGCTGTGCCACGTGCCCCTGCCACTGCGTCATACCGGCCGCCAGGAGTATGGCCACGAGCATGGCCACAACCACCAACTCCAGCATGCCGAAGCCGCGGGTGCCGCGCCCGTTCACGGAGACCCCTCACGCCAGACCGGCCGCACTCCTGCCAGGTCGAGCGCGCGCACCTGGTAGCGGTCTATCGTCGGGAAGTAGGGCGGCGAGAACCCGCGGCTCATCCGACGGTCGTACCTGAACTCGGAGCCGTAGCCCCTGATGAGTTGCCCTGCCGTGTTCATGACCCCGAAGACGCCGAGGTATTCCTGGATGAGCCCGCCGACAAGGCGTATGACGCCCCGCGGCGGAGTGGCGTTCCAGTTGGCGTTGAACACGCGGCTGTTGAACCCGTCCGCCAGGTTGCCGGCCATGAGCACGGCGTGGACGTCGAGGTTGAATGTGTTCGGATCGTTGGGATCTGTGAGGAACCTTATGTCGTTATTGGGGGAGTAGATTCCGAGCAGGTTGAGCGGGTTGTCGTTGGGATCCGTGACGGCCGGCGGATCCTCGTAGCGGATGTGCCCGGTGATGTCAATCCGCCCGGACGCCACAATCGTGGACTGCTCCTTCTCTTCCAGCGTGCCCCGCAACGAAAGGATCGCTCCCTCGACGTAGATGATGCCGGCGTTGGCGCTGCCCAGGCCCTGCTATCCCTTGGGAACGCCGGCGAACGCCCGCGTCTGCGATACGACCGGCCAGGACGTGTTGGTGACCGTCGTTCTCTGCGATACTCGGTCAACGATCACGGTCACGGTCTGGCCTCCCTGGACCAGGGTGTAGACCGCGCAACCGCCCGGTGATCCCGGGCCCTGGCTGCAGGCACCGGGCGATGCGCCGCTGTCGGTCATGCCCAGCGTCATGCTGTTGAGATTGCCCTGCACGAAGATCCCGCCCGCAAGCGGCTCGTCCACGTCCGATGTGCCGTTGCCGTTGATGTCCTGGACGGGCACGTAGATGCCCGATGGAACAGGGTCCGTGTTGTTCGGCAGTTCGGGGATGCTGCCCCGGATCTGCAGGTTGGAGACCGCGGTGGTGTCCGCCGGGTCGCGACCTATGGAGACGCCCTTCTGGCTGTACGGGTTGGTGGGAATCGGGATCGTCGCCACTCCCCGGGTGAAGTTGGCCGGGAGGTTGCCATGGTCGTTGCTGGAGTTGCTGTCGCAGTCAGGGAGCACCGGAGCGTCACGCCTCTGACCGCTGACCACGTTCTCATTCGCGGTTCGCCGAACCGGGCTCCCCCTGTTGAAGAACCAGGCCGTGTTCCACGCGCTCGTCAGCGGCGTGGCCCTGGCACGCGACGCGTCGCATGGGATCTGGCTGTCCGGGGTGCCGAACTTCGGGAAGTAGGCGAACCGGAACTCGGTGTTGGTGTGCACAGGGCCGTCGTAAGACGACATGTTGGCAAACCAGAGCGACTCGCCTCCGGGCCCGCGGTGCACATGAGAGAACAGCGCGTACTGGGCGAAGTTCTGCCTCTGTATGTGGATGCTGTAGTCGCCGCGCAGCGCGATCCGGCGCCGGGCCTGCGGGCTGACCCGCCCGTCGCTGACGATCTCGTAGGTGTAGAAGAACTGGAACTCGTCCGCACCGACGCGTTGGACGTAGCGATGCGGCTGGCTCACGTCGTCGGGATGCGGCGCCAGGCGCCGGCGAACGTTGACCGTGGCCGAGTAGTTACCTTCCCCGAGGGGGTTGGACGGCGGCAGCCCGGCAGCTGCCTGCAGCTTCCTGTGGGGCTCGGGTAGACCCCAGTTGACGTGGAACGACAGCATCTCCGTGGCCGAGGTCGCGGCGAAAGTAAACCGAAGCCCGTCCAGGACCAGGAAGTCGAAGATGCGGAACGCGTTCTGTTGATCTGGGACCCCGTCGGCGTACCAGTCCAGCATGATGGCGCCGTCCAGGGAAGGATCAACCGTGGATTGCCCGATCGGATCGGCACCCATCAACGCCATCAGCGCGCCGCGGCCGGAAAAGGCCCCGCCCTCGGCAATGTACATGCTCTGGGCGCCGATGACCCGGAGCGCGCTCAGCCCCATCTCCTTGCCGCTCAGGTAGAGGATGAGCGCGCCCAGGAGCGAGAGAATGAAGATCACGGTGAGGACGGCGAACAGCGCCATCCCGCGTTCGTGCCTGAAAAGGCGCAGCATGTGTTCTCACCCCCTCCGGTGGCTACCGGGCGCGCAGCGCCGCGTCTCCAGCGAATGTACGGCTGACATGATCTCGAACCGCGGTCACGGTCATCCTCACCCTGGCTATGGATTCGAGACTGGCAGGCGACGATCCAAGCGAAGTACCCGTGGCATCGAAGTACTCGAACGCCAGCCCGTCGGGCCCGCCGTCCCTTCCGATGTAGTGGGCCAGAGGCCTCCCTGCGGTCGAATCGGGACAGCCGATTCCCGCGGAATCCTCCCTGCGCGTAAGCGTGTGGGCGTCGGCGTCGTACGCGAAGGTTACCCGATAGGGGCTGGTCAGGGAGAAAGGCGTGTCCTGAGGGACCAACAGCGTAAGCACGGTCGCGGTCGCGCACGTGATGGACTGCGCCCAACGGATCTCATCCACCATGTTGTCCAGGGCCGCCCGCACATGGGCCTGGGTCTGAAGGAAGTCGTTGGTCGTGCGGGCAGACCTGCCGCCGACCGTCACCAGACCAAAGATGCTCCCCAGCACGAGGGTCAGCAAACTCAGGGCTACGACCAGCTCAATCAGAGTTACGCCCCGGGCCCCGCGCAGGGAGGCAGGCAACGACTGAACGAGGCCTCTACTGATCATCGAGCACGGTCGTGAGCGAAACGAATGGGCTCCCATCGGGATCGGTCAACCTGTAGACCTGCACCGTGGCGGTAGTCAGCCGCAGGTTCTCGTTGAGGGTGATGTCCACGGCCACCTGGAAAGTGTGAGGGGTTGGGTTGGTCACGCCGGTGTACGGGTCCGGCAGCGGTAGCGGAGATCGGGTAAGGTCCGTGAAGCCCACCATCTCGTAGGGGTTGACGCTGGCGCGGACCTGCTCCATCACCTGGATGGCCAGTGTGGTCGCGGCCGAGCGATCGTTGGCCCGACCGGCGTGCGCCATCCCGATGATGAAGGTCTGAAGGAGTACCACCGAGAAGCCGGCAAACAGCGCCAGCGCTACCAGGAGCTCAAGGTAGGTGAACCCGCTCTCGCCTCCAGCGTCTCGAACCTGCGGCTGCTGCCGCATGACTATCCACCCCCGCAGCGGAACCAGGGCATCATTGGGGGACTTCCCAAATCGCTTCGGGGCTAGACCTGGCGCCTCGGGGCTAGACCTGGCGCTTCCCGCCGGCGCGCGGGGGCGGGTTCCAGGGTATGGCTAGACCAGCGCTGCGGCGAGCTGGCTGTTGCGCCGCATCTCCAGGCGGATGCGCCCCAGGTTGGCCTGCCGCGTTCCCACGACCACCATCACGGCATCGGCCCCTGCCGGCCCGACGGCCACCGGGCCGTCGTCGTACTCCAGCAGCATGGTGCGCAGCACACCGCGGCCAATCTCCTTGCCCATCGAGTCGGCCGCCGAGATGTTGCTGGCCACGATTGCCGCCAGGGCCTCGAGGTCCACCCGCTCCTCCGTGGTCATCCCCTCGACGACGAACCCGTCCCGGCCGACGATCATGGCGGCCACCACGCCGTCAACCCTGGTCATGTCCGCTAGCACGTCCTTCAACTGCGACATCATGGTCTCCCTCCCGCGGCCTACAGCGCCCCGTGCGAGGGCGCGTTGATCGCACCGCGCAGCTTGCCCAGCGCTGCGGCAAGCACGCGCGACACGTGCTTCTGTGAAATCCCAATCTGCTTGGCGGCTTCCATCTGCGTCAGGTCGGTGTAGAACAGGTAGTACACGACCTTGCGCTGCAGGGCGGTCAGCGATTCCAGTGCCTCCATCAGCATCACCCGGTCCTCAATGGGAAGCTGGAAGCTGATGTGGGTTCGGTGCCGGATCCGATCGCGGTCCACCCGAAGATCGGCCCCTTCCTCGTCGGGCTCGATCGAGACGGTGCGGAGGACCTCCCTGGCACGCAGGACCTCGAGCAACCCGTCCTCCTCGATGTTGAGCTCTCGCGCCAGGGCCTCGAGACTCGGGAAGCGACCGGTCTCGCCGACGTGGGCGTTTATGGTTTCCTCAATGCGGGCATTGAGCCGGTTGAGCCAGCGTGGCCTGCGAATCGTGTCCCGCTGGTCGCGCAGGTAGTGGCGGATCTCGCCGCGGATCAGGTAGCTGGCGTAGGTGGCAAACTTCGCGCCGCGGCTTGAATCGAACCCGTTGATGGCGTTGAGCAGCCCGATGTAGCCCACCTGGATCAGGTCCTCGGAGGGCACACCGGAGTAGGCGAACTCCGCGGCAATGCGCCGGACCAGGGGGGTGCACGCGGCGATGATGCGCTCGTGCGCGTCCGGGCTGCGCGCGTCCACATGCTCCTGGATCAAGAGATCCACGGCATCGTACCCGGAGCCATCTTCGCTCCGAGGTCCCGGTCCCTCTGCTGGGCGGTGCGGGGTCCGTGCCGCCATCGCCAGTGCCTCCTGAAAACGCCGAGCCCTCCTGAGCTGCCCCAGGAGGACCGTGTTCCCACCTTCGGCAGCCCGGCCGACCACATCACTGGTCCCGAGGCTTTGCGCCCCCACCTTGCGATGGGTTTGCCCTTTTCGGGGTTCGTATTCAGTTGTCGAACCCGGCGGGCGGGTCCGGTAATACTGCATCATAGACCACCCAGAGCATTTGCGCAAGGTCTGTGTC
Proteins encoded:
- the gspE gene encoding type II secretion system protein GspE — protein: MDVTSDETGLAALKTASGLSGENLTLERAVAYGRARLLARTGRWSEARDAYQQLIALDPNEPWIYWDLADVHRALDDRHETGLALLTAADKHLSRGETDKVLRAYQQAAAVSPNDPQVQAKLGDPPVAPAAPVSDEPPTTQEAAASDEPAALAEPEATAGPSAAAARAPRGRTAGKGSTLGQVLLSLGIINESQLNEALEIQARTGERIGHVLLEMGTATEADLARGMAEQWGYPYLGLADTKVDTDIAKLIPHALAVRHKCVPLEKRGGRLLLAIADPLNVIAVDDVRLITGLEVDLAVSTEEDISSALNRTYQFGDAIMERVMRDAVPDFAVEIGEEDPSLEQLKALTEEAPVVKLVNLVIDEAVKQGASDIHVEPQRAGIWIRYRVDGVLRDVMSPPKHVKAALASRLKIMAEMDIAERRRPQDGRIHLIADGRSIDLRVSTLPTMFGEKVVMRVLDQSSTKIGLPRLGFQSNTLALWEGAVSKPHGMVLVTGPTGSGKTTTLYATLGKLNTLDRNIVTIEDPVEYQLGRVNQVQVNAKAGLTFAGGLRSILRQDPDIVMVGEIRDRETAEIAVQAALTGHLVLSTLHTNDAAGAVTRLVDMGIEGFLISSSVIAVLAQRLARTICPRCKVAYSPPAEALGRLGADARLDPGVVFYRGQGCDHCRGNGYRGRIGVYELLIVSDTIRNMIVQRASSTEIKAQAIREGMRTLRDDGLEKVMAGISTIDEILRVVYVAD
- a CDS encoding DUF4900 domain-containing protein, which codes for MLRLFRHERGMALFAVLTVIFILSLLGALILYLSGKEMGLSALRVIGAQSMYIAEGGAFSGRGALMALMGADPIGQSTVDPSLDGAIMLDWYADGVPDQQNAFRIFDFLVLDGLRFTFAATSATEMLSFHVNWGLPEPHRKLQAAAGLPPSNPLGEGNYSATVNVRRRLAPHPDDVSQPHRYVQRVGADEFQFFYTYEIVSDGRVSPQARRRIALRGDYSIHIQRQNFAQYALFSHVHRGPGGESLWFANMSSYDGPVHTNTEFRFAYFPKFGTPDSQIPCDASRARATPLTSAWNTAWFFNRGSPVRRTANENVVSGQRRDAPVLPDCDSNSSNDHGNLPANFTRGVATIPIPTNPYSQKGVSIGRDPADTTAVSNLQIRGSIPELPNNTDPVPSGIYVPVQDINGNGTSDVDEPLAGGIFVQGNLNSMTLGMTDSGASPGACSQGPGSPGGCAVYTLVQGGQTVTVIVDRVSQRTTVTNTSWPVVSQTRAFAGVPKG
- a CDS encoding type II secretion system protein; protein product: MRQQPQVRDAGGESGFTYLELLVALALFAGFSVVLLQTFIIGMAHAGRANDRSAATTLAIQVMEQVRASVNPYEMVGFTDLTRSPLPLPDPYTGVTNPTPHTFQVAVDITLNENLRLTTATVQVYRLTDPDGSPFVSLTTVLDDQ
- a CDS encoding dynein regulation protein LC7; amino-acid sequence: MMSQLKDVLADMTRVDGVVAAMIVGRDGFVVEGMTTEERVDLEALAAIVASNISAADSMGKEIGRGVLRTMLLEYDDGPVAVGPAGADAVMVVVGTRQANLGRIRLEMRRNSQLAAALV
- a CDS encoding sigma-70 family RNA polymerase sigma factor; its protein translation is MAARTPHRPAEGPGPRSEDGSGYDAVDLLIQEHVDARSPDAHERIIAACTPLVRRIAAEFAYSGVPSEDLIQVGYIGLLNAINGFDSSRGAKFATYASYLIRGEIRHYLRDQRDTIRRPRWLNRLNARIEETINAHVGETGRFPSLEALARELNIEEDGLLEVLRAREVLRTVSIEPDEEGADLRVDRDRIRHRTHISFQLPIEDRVMLMEALESLTALQRKVVYYLFYTDLTQMEAAKQIGISQKHVSRVLAAALGKLRGAINAPSHGAL